One genomic region from Kineobactrum salinum encodes:
- a CDS encoding S41 family peptidase: protein MHTLSPSLLMLRCGLLALTLALPFSASAADPESEDRLPLDELRTFADVFNQIRIGYVEQIDDSQLLEYAIQGMLMNLDPHSAYLDKDDFEDLQNTTSGEFSGLGLEVGMEDGYVKIIAPIDGSPAAEAGLMSGDVILNLDGKAVKGMSLNEAIDLMRGPKGSEIELTIGRPGESQPFDVTLQRDTIKVASVRERFLEPGYGYIRVAQFQNQTGPDVKAALQRLMEEEELKGLVLDLRNNPGGVLRASVDVAGLFMDSGLVVYTEGRLPNSHIRYSAEPGDASAGTPIVVLINGGSASASEIVAGALQDHNRAVIMGSDSFGKGSVQTVMPISESRAVKLTTALYFTPEGRSIQAAGIVPDILVERARVTAYDTSRQLSEADLNRRLENVNGDSGDKPRKVSSELLASDNQLYEALTLLKGVNILGKRQRPAAILPAPTDDS, encoded by the coding sequence ATGCACACACTCTCCCCCTCCCTGCTGATGCTCAGATGCGGCCTGCTGGCACTGACACTGGCACTGCCATTCTCAGCTTCGGCAGCGGATCCGGAATCGGAGGACCGCCTGCCACTGGATGAGCTGCGCACCTTTGCCGACGTCTTCAACCAGATCCGGATTGGCTATGTCGAGCAGATCGATGACAGCCAGCTGCTGGAATACGCCATCCAGGGCATGCTGATGAACCTGGACCCGCACTCCGCCTACCTCGACAAGGATGACTTCGAGGACCTGCAGAACACCACCAGTGGCGAGTTCAGCGGCCTGGGCCTGGAAGTCGGGATGGAGGATGGTTACGTCAAGATCATCGCCCCCATCGATGGCTCGCCGGCGGCCGAGGCCGGGCTGATGAGTGGCGACGTGATCCTCAATCTGGACGGCAAGGCAGTAAAGGGCATGAGTCTGAACGAGGCCATCGACCTGATGCGCGGCCCCAAGGGCAGTGAGATCGAACTGACCATCGGCCGTCCCGGCGAAAGCCAGCCCTTCGACGTCACCCTGCAGCGCGATACCATCAAGGTCGCCAGTGTGCGTGAGCGCTTTCTCGAACCCGGCTACGGCTATATCCGCGTGGCCCAGTTCCAGAACCAGACCGGCCCGGACGTCAAGGCTGCGCTGCAGCGCCTGATGGAGGAGGAAGAGCTGAAGGGCCTGGTATTGGACCTGCGCAACAACCCCGGCGGCGTACTGCGGGCCAGTGTCGATGTCGCCGGCCTGTTCATGGACAGCGGCCTGGTGGTCTACACCGAAGGCCGGCTGCCAAACTCCCATATCCGGTATTCGGCAGAGCCCGGCGACGCCAGCGCTGGCACACCCATCGTGGTACTGATCAACGGCGGTTCCGCCAGTGCCTCGGAAATTGTCGCCGGCGCGCTGCAAGACCACAACCGCGCGGTGATCATGGGCAGTGACTCCTTTGGCAAGGGCTCAGTGCAAACCGTGATGCCGATTTCCGAATCGCGCGCGGTCAAACTGACCACCGCGCTCTACTTCACGCCGGAGGGCCGGTCCATCCAGGCCGCCGGGATCGTGCCCGACATCCTGGTCGAACGCGCCCGGGTGACCGCGTACGACACCTCGCGCCAGCTCAGCGAGGCAGACCTGAACCGGCGCCTGGAAAATGTCAACGGCGACAGCGGCGACAAGCCCAGGAAGGTGAGCAGTGAATTGCTGGCGAGCGACAACCAACTGTACGAGGCCCTGACTCTGCTCAAGGGTGTCAACATCCTCGGCAAGCGCCAGCGCCCAGCAGCGATCCTGCCTGCGCCCACGGACGATTCCTGA
- a CDS encoding murein hydrolase activator EnvC family protein: MPRRRRRYWGLLLALLCLGPASHADAQTEEEQRARAELEQLQRKIEQVDRELGSARSEHSGLQQQLREIEVALGELQRDISANLAAISAAEAELGQLEQRQRAQQQARDSQQARIAAELRAAWQMGQQGPLKVLLEQENPHTVARAMAYYRYFFDARNALVAQYRTTLKELARIQGQIQLTVETLETERNELAQRREQVLASKEQRQTVLASLASTIRSKDDELQRLQQDRAELEQLLQAIEQAVVDLQLPEDYRPFASAKGALAWPVEGKPGNRFGATRGAGGMRWQGINLTADEGSTVRAIHHGRVVYADWLRGSGLLLILDHGEGYMSLYAHNQSLLREVGEWVAPGTPLGTVGSSGGLNESALYFEIRKQGKPVDPAAWCR; this comes from the coding sequence ATGCCGCGACGCCGCCGTCGCTATTGGGGTCTGTTGCTGGCACTGCTGTGTCTGGGGCCGGCGTCCCACGCCGATGCCCAGACGGAGGAGGAGCAGCGGGCCCGGGCGGAACTGGAACAGTTGCAGCGCAAGATCGAGCAGGTCGACCGCGAACTGGGCAGTGCCCGCAGCGAACACAGCGGCCTGCAGCAGCAACTGCGGGAAATCGAGGTCGCGCTGGGTGAATTGCAGCGTGACATCAGCGCCAACCTGGCGGCCATCTCCGCCGCCGAGGCCGAACTCGGCCAGCTGGAACAGCGCCAGCGCGCCCAGCAGCAGGCCCGGGACAGCCAGCAGGCGCGCATCGCCGCTGAATTGCGGGCCGCCTGGCAAATGGGCCAGCAGGGGCCACTGAAGGTGCTGCTCGAGCAGGAGAATCCGCATACCGTAGCGCGCGCCATGGCCTACTACCGCTATTTCTTCGACGCCCGCAATGCACTGGTGGCGCAATACCGGACGACGCTGAAGGAACTGGCCCGGATTCAGGGACAGATCCAGCTCACCGTCGAAACACTGGAGACCGAGCGCAACGAGCTTGCCCAGAGGCGCGAGCAGGTACTCGCCTCGAAGGAGCAGCGGCAGACCGTGCTGGCCAGTCTCGCCTCCACTATCCGCAGCAAGGACGACGAATTGCAGCGCCTGCAACAGGACCGCGCCGAACTGGAGCAGCTGCTGCAAGCTATCGAGCAGGCGGTGGTCGACCTGCAGTTGCCGGAGGACTACCGTCCCTTCGCCAGCGCCAAAGGCGCGCTGGCCTGGCCGGTGGAGGGCAAGCCGGGCAATCGCTTTGGCGCCACCCGCGGCGCCGGTGGCATGCGCTGGCAGGGGATCAACCTCACCGCCGACGAAGGCAGCACCGTGCGCGCCATCCATCACGGCCGGGTAGTCTACGCCGACTGGTTGCGCGGCTCCGGCCTGCTGTTGATCCTGGATCACGGCGAAGGTTACATGAGCCTCTATGCCCACAACCAGAGTCTGCTGCGCGAGGTGGGTGAATGGGTCGCTCCCGGCACGCCGCTCGGCACCGTAGGCAGCAGTGGCGGCCTGAACGAAAGCGCGCTGTACTTCGAGATCCGCAAGCAGGGCAAACCGGTGGACCCCGCCGCCTGGTGCCGCTGA
- the glnG gene encoding nitrogen regulation protein NR(I): MQKHAKVWVVDDDSSIRWVLERALSQAGIDNQSFTDGDQLMARIQTEQPDVIISDIRMPGMDGLDLLSLINQQHPELPVIITTAHSDLDSAVASYQRGAFEYLPKPFDIDEVVAITERALAHAKERRGELTLSEEPPETEIIGEAPAMQEVFRAIGRLAQSNITVLINGESGTGKELVARALHRHSPRSQQPFIALNMAAIPRDLMESELFGHEKGAFTGANNKREGRFEQADGGSLFLDEIGDMPAETQTRLLRVLADGEFYRVGGHTPVKVDVRIIAATHQDLEERVLRGDFREDLFHRLNVIRIHIPRLAERREDIPRLVKFFFRKAADELGGEPKILLPETERFLGTLPWPGNVRQLENTCRWLTVMASGREIHPRDLPPELGKASVPSPSSSPQPWNEVLCQWARNELVQGKHHILRNAVPMFERAMIDVALEHTRGRKRDAAELLGWGRNTLTRKMKDLDM, encoded by the coding sequence ATGCAGAAACACGCTAAAGTCTGGGTAGTTGACGACGACAGCTCAATCCGTTGGGTGCTGGAGCGCGCCCTGAGCCAGGCCGGCATCGACAACCAGAGCTTTACCGACGGTGACCAATTGATGGCGCGCATCCAGACCGAGCAGCCGGATGTCATCATCAGTGACATCCGCATGCCGGGCATGGACGGACTCGACCTGCTGTCGCTGATCAACCAGCAGCACCCGGAGCTGCCGGTAATCATTACCACCGCCCATTCAGACCTGGACAGTGCCGTTGCCTCCTATCAACGCGGTGCCTTCGAATACCTGCCCAAACCTTTCGACATTGATGAGGTCGTCGCCATTACCGAGCGCGCGCTGGCCCATGCAAAGGAAAGGCGCGGCGAACTGACGCTCTCGGAAGAGCCGCCGGAAACCGAGATCATCGGCGAGGCACCCGCGATGCAGGAGGTGTTCCGCGCCATCGGCCGTCTTGCGCAGAGCAATATCACGGTGTTGATCAACGGCGAATCCGGCACCGGCAAGGAACTGGTGGCCCGCGCTCTTCACCGCCACAGTCCCCGCTCACAGCAACCCTTCATCGCGCTGAACATGGCAGCCATTCCCCGGGACCTGATGGAATCGGAACTGTTCGGGCACGAGAAGGGTGCCTTCACCGGGGCCAACAACAAGCGCGAGGGCCGCTTTGAACAGGCCGACGGCGGCTCCCTGTTCCTGGACGAGATCGGGGACATGCCGGCGGAGACCCAGACCCGGCTGCTGCGGGTGCTGGCGGACGGCGAATTCTACCGGGTCGGTGGCCATACTCCCGTGAAAGTGGATGTGCGCATCATTGCGGCCACCCATCAGGACCTGGAGGAACGGGTGCTGCGGGGAGATTTCAGGGAGGACCTGTTCCACCGCCTGAATGTCATCCGTATCCATATCCCCCGACTGGCGGAGCGGCGCGAAGACATCCCGCGCCTGGTGAAGTTCTTTTTCCGCAAGGCAGCGGACGAGCTGGGCGGCGAGCCCAAGATCCTGCTACCGGAGACCGAGCGCTTCCTCGGCACCCTGCCATGGCCGGGCAATGTGCGCCAACTGGAGAATACCTGCCGCTGGCTGACGGTGATGGCCTCCGGCCGCGAAATCCATCCGCGGGACCTGCCGCCGGAACTCGGCAAAGCCTCCGTGCCCAGTCCCAGCAGCAGCCCGCAGCCGTGGAATGAAGTCTTGTGTCAATGGGCCCGCAATGAACTGGTACAGGGCAAGCACCATATCCTGCGCAACGCAGTGCCAATGTTCGAGCGCGCCATGATCGACGTCGCGCTGGAGCACACCCGCGGCCGCAAGCGGGACGCAGCCGAACTGCTGGGCTGGGGCCGCAACACTCTGACCCGCAAGATGAAGGACCTGGACATGTGA
- the ctaD gene encoding cytochrome c oxidase subunit I, with protein sequence MTERDGADNHQRHRELEQVWGNLPGWGALAAVNHTSVGLRFVVTGLCFFLVGGVLAMLIRTQLALPEQDIVSAGLYSQLFTMHGTVMMFLFAIPVLEGVAMYLVPKMIGTRDLVFPRLSAFGYYCYLFGGLIVLSSLLLQIAPAAGWFMYTPLSNARFSPGPGADFWLLGITFVEISAIAAGVELVVSILLTRANGMSLNRMPIFCWYMLGTALMIIFGFPPLILGSILLELERAAGWVFFDVAGGGDPLLWQHLFWLFGHPEVYIIFLPAAGIVSTLIPVFANRPLVGYRWVVLAIITTGFISFGLWVHHMFTVGIPQLALAFFSVASMLVAIPTAIQLFAWLATLWTGRVRFQLPMLWVSGFLVVFVCGGLTGVMLALVPFNWQVHDTHFVVAHMHYVLVGGMLFPLVAGLYYWLPHVSGRLPSMILGRWGFWLFFGGFNLTFLLMHLTGLLGMSRRVYTYEAGLGWDWLNLLSSVGGFVMALGVAVVIVDFALHFRFGRRAQPNPWQADTLEWATPMPVSAYNFASLPDVGSRHPLWEDPALGERIAAGEYGLARIQHARRDIYGSAPVSGRVCSVIHLPSNSWLPLQLALSVAALCICLLLKVYTGALLAVAVVLFFALRWGWHNGAHPRASPVRVTDPVDPPLHSRTRSGPGLWGMVTSLMADGTLYVALLFGWFYLWTVAPRWQLPDAAPLELTPLLASGLLLSLAVLVYCRALTWLETGSDRKALSGFGASALLGLVHCLVLVWLLLSAPLRPAELAHDAVLTVMLYYQLLHSGLATVLTLLQLQRLRLGYVGKALPYEALVLQPLWLYSLTVFWLSFAAFILLPLAWTGTS encoded by the coding sequence GTGACTGAACGGGATGGCGCGGACAACCACCAGCGCCACCGGGAGCTGGAGCAGGTCTGGGGCAACCTCCCGGGCTGGGGCGCGCTTGCCGCGGTGAACCACACCTCGGTGGGGTTGCGCTTTGTGGTGACGGGGCTGTGCTTTTTCCTGGTCGGTGGCGTGCTGGCGATGCTGATCCGTACCCAGCTGGCGCTGCCGGAGCAGGATATCGTCAGCGCCGGGCTCTACAGTCAACTGTTCACCATGCACGGCACGGTGATGATGTTCCTGTTTGCGATCCCGGTACTGGAAGGCGTCGCCATGTACCTGGTGCCGAAGATGATAGGCACCCGTGACCTGGTATTCCCCCGGCTGAGCGCCTTCGGCTATTACTGCTACCTGTTCGGCGGCCTGATCGTGCTGTCCAGCCTGTTGCTGCAGATCGCGCCTGCGGCGGGCTGGTTCATGTACACCCCGCTCAGCAATGCCCGCTTCTCCCCTGGCCCGGGAGCGGACTTCTGGTTGCTGGGTATCACCTTCGTCGAGATTTCCGCCATTGCCGCCGGTGTTGAACTGGTGGTGTCTATCCTGCTCACCCGGGCCAACGGCATGAGCCTGAACCGGATGCCGATTTTCTGCTGGTACATGCTCGGCACAGCGCTGATGATCATATTCGGATTCCCGCCGCTGATTCTGGGCAGCATCCTGCTGGAACTGGAGCGCGCCGCCGGCTGGGTGTTCTTTGATGTGGCAGGCGGCGGCGATCCCTTGTTGTGGCAGCACCTGTTCTGGTTGTTCGGGCACCCCGAGGTCTACATCATCTTCCTGCCGGCGGCGGGTATCGTCTCGACCCTGATTCCGGTGTTTGCCAACCGGCCGCTGGTCGGCTACCGCTGGGTGGTGCTGGCGATCATCACCACGGGATTCATCAGTTTCGGCCTGTGGGTGCACCACATGTTTACGGTGGGCATCCCGCAGCTTGCACTGGCTTTCTTCTCCGTGGCCAGCATGCTGGTCGCGATTCCCACGGCCATCCAGTTGTTTGCCTGGCTGGCTACGCTGTGGACCGGCCGCGTGCGTTTCCAGCTGCCGATGCTCTGGGTATCGGGCTTCCTGGTGGTGTTCGTCTGCGGCGGCCTGACGGGTGTGATGCTGGCGCTGGTGCCCTTTAACTGGCAGGTGCACGATACCCACTTCGTGGTGGCCCATATGCATTATGTGCTGGTCGGGGGCATGCTGTTCCCGCTGGTGGCGGGGCTCTACTACTGGTTGCCCCATGTTTCCGGACGGCTGCCGTCGATGATTCTGGGCCGCTGGGGCTTCTGGCTGTTCTTCGGCGGCTTCAATCTCACCTTCCTGCTGATGCACTTGACCGGCCTGCTGGGCATGTCGCGCCGGGTCTATACCTACGAGGCTGGCCTGGGTTGGGACTGGCTCAATCTGCTGTCCTCGGTGGGAGGGTTTGTGATGGCCCTTGGCGTCGCTGTGGTGATCGTTGATTTCGCGCTGCATTTTCGCTTTGGCCGCAGGGCCCAGCCCAATCCCTGGCAGGCCGACACCCTGGAGTGGGCCACGCCGATGCCCGTCAGCGCCTACAATTTTGCCAGCCTGCCCGATGTGGGCAGCAGGCATCCGCTGTGGGAAGACCCGGCACTGGGCGAGCGCATTGCTGCCGGCGAGTACGGCCTCGCCCGGATCCAGCATGCCCGGCGCGACATCTACGGATCTGCCCCTGTCAGTGGCAGGGTCTGCAGCGTTATCCATTTGCCCAGCAACTCCTGGCTGCCATTGCAGCTGGCGCTATCGGTAGCGGCGCTTTGCATCTGTCTGCTGCTGAAGGTCTATACCGGCGCATTGCTGGCAGTGGCCGTGGTTCTTTTCTTTGCCCTGCGCTGGGGGTGGCACAATGGCGCCCATCCGCGGGCGTCCCCGGTGCGCGTGACGGATCCGGTGGATCCACCGCTGCACTCCCGCACCCGCAGTGGCCCCGGCCTGTGGGGCATGGTGACCAGCCTGATGGCCGATGGCACTTTGTATGTCGCGCTGCTGTTTGGCTGGTTTTACCTGTGGACAGTGGCGCCCCGGTGGCAGCTGCCTGACGCTGCGCCGCTGGAACTGACCCCCCTGCTGGCCAGTGGGCTGTTGCTGAGCCTGGCCGTGCTGGTCTACTGCCGTGCACTCACCTGGCTGGAGACCGGCAGCGACCGGAAGGCACTGTCCGGGTTCGGGGCCAGTGCGCTGCTGGGATTGGTGCACTGCCTGGTGCTGGTATGGCTGCTGCTCAGCGCGCCGCTGCGACCGGCGGAGCTTGCGCACGACGCTGTGCTGACGGTGATGTTGTATTATCAGCTGCTGCACAGCGGCCTGGCGACGGTACTCACCCTGCTGCAGCTGCAGCGGTTGCGGCTGGGCTATGTCGGCAAGGCGCTGCCCTACGAGGCGCTGGTGCTACAGCCCCTATGGCTGTATTCGCTGACGGTGTTCTGGCTCAGCTTCGCCGCATTCATCCTGTTGCCGCTGGCCTGGACGGGTACCTCATGA
- the grxC gene encoding glutaredoxin 3, producing the protein MSAQVTLYTTRFCPYCVNAKRLLQHKGVDYREIPVDGDVDRRAEMAARSGRRTVPQIWIDDRHIGGFDELAALDRQGRLDPLLKLAP; encoded by the coding sequence ATGAGCGCCCAGGTGACCCTGTACACAACCCGGTTTTGTCCCTATTGCGTCAATGCCAAACGGCTGCTGCAACACAAGGGCGTGGATTACCGCGAGATTCCGGTCGACGGTGATGTCGACAGGCGTGCCGAGATGGCGGCGCGCAGCGGCCGGCGCACTGTGCCGCAGATCTGGATTGATGACCGGCATATTGGCGGCTTTGACGAACTGGCGGCGCTGGATCGTCAGGGCCGCCTCGACCCATTACTGAAACTGGCCCCATAG
- a CDS encoding CopD family protein, translating into MLWFLVLHIVALLFWGGCLLYLPALIVSTGPRATIFADQPDPFDSIARFVFTRIATPAGLLAIIAGTLVFLTDLSVNIWLIVKLSLVAVLVMVHSLLGLLILRAEANNAKPLRIWCGLLGVCAGLLLVGILWLVLAKPAIPLPS; encoded by the coding sequence ATGCTCTGGTTTCTGGTTTTGCATATTGTCGCACTACTGTTCTGGGGAGGTTGTCTACTCTATCTGCCAGCGTTGATTGTCAGCACTGGTCCGCGCGCGACCATCTTCGCTGACCAGCCCGACCCGTTCGATTCAATTGCACGTTTTGTGTTTACCCGTATCGCGACTCCCGCGGGCTTGCTGGCAATTATCGCCGGTACGCTGGTGTTCCTGACTGATCTGTCGGTCAATATCTGGCTGATCGTCAAGCTGAGCCTGGTCGCGGTGCTGGTGATGGTGCACAGCCTGCTGGGCCTGTTGATCCTGCGGGCGGAGGCAAACAACGCCAAGCCGTTGCGGATCTGGTGCGGTCTGCTCGGTGTCTGTGCCGGCCTGTTGCTGGTGGGCATACTGTGGCTGGTGCTGGCGAAACCCGCTATCCCGTTGCCGTCATGA
- the secB gene encoding protein-export chaperone SecB: MADEQAQEAGTAQDQPQQQFALQRIYTKDISFESPASPGVFRKQWQPKVNVDLNTKSDKIDDQGNFEVVLTITLTAKIDDETAFLVEVQQAGIFVIVGIEGENLRRVLATAAPTILFPYARESIDSICVKGGFPPVMLAPVNFDGLYSQALAKQQAEGQGEEQPATH, translated from the coding sequence ATGGCCGACGAACAAGCACAGGAAGCAGGCACTGCACAGGACCAACCGCAACAGCAGTTTGCCTTGCAGCGCATCTACACCAAGGATATCTCTTTTGAATCTCCCGCCAGCCCGGGTGTATTCCGCAAGCAGTGGCAGCCAAAGGTCAATGTCGATCTCAATACCAAGAGCGACAAGATTGACGACCAGGGTAACTTCGAGGTGGTGCTGACGATCACGCTGACCGCCAAGATCGACGACGAAACTGCCTTTCTGGTGGAAGTACAACAGGCTGGTATTTTCGTGATTGTCGGCATAGAGGGCGAAAACCTGCGCCGGGTACTCGCCACCGCGGCGCCCACGATCCTGTTTCCCTATGCGCGCGAGAGTATCGATTCAATCTGCGTAAAGGGTGGCTTTCCGCCAGTGATGCTGGCGCCGGTCAATTTTGATGGCCTGTATTCCCAGGCGCTGGCCAAGCAGCAGGCTGAGGGCCAGGGCGAGGAACAGCCGGCCACTCACTAG
- a CDS encoding cytochrome c oxidase assembly protein — protein sequence MPALAHSPLAGGGGQEQLAALTSAALLALLWLLYLAGSRRRPARRGAALLFHGAMLLCWFAVLGPLDQWAQTSASAHMTQHMLFMVVIAPLWVLSTPLPQLAAATGRGGAFIWEPLLRFTRHPLLAAWLHGLVIWFWHTPRFYMLALEHPWWHVVEHALFLATAGLFWWSVLRQGHGRTHWALFALLSTLMHTGFLGAVLTFARAPLYGSAQGLPDQQLAGLIMWVPGAIPYLLAAAWVCYRGYRQLRRQLPG from the coding sequence ATGCCTGCACTGGCCCATAGCCCGCTGGCGGGTGGCGGCGGTCAGGAGCAGCTCGCGGCGCTGACCAGCGCTGCGCTGCTCGCATTGCTGTGGCTGCTGTATCTGGCGGGATCGCGGCGGCGGCCGGCGCGACGGGGCGCGGCCCTGCTGTTTCACGGCGCGATGCTACTGTGCTGGTTTGCAGTTCTGGGGCCGTTGGACCAATGGGCCCAGACCAGCGCCTCGGCCCATATGACCCAGCACATGCTGTTCATGGTGGTCATTGCCCCGCTGTGGGTGCTCAGCACACCGTTGCCGCAGTTGGCTGCGGCGACGGGTCGTGGCGGAGCGTTCATCTGGGAGCCGCTGTTGCGCTTTACCCGGCACCCGCTGCTGGCTGCGTGGCTGCATGGGCTGGTGATCTGGTTCTGGCACACTCCCCGCTTCTACATGCTGGCGCTGGAGCATCCCTGGTGGCATGTGGTGGAACACGCGCTGTTCCTGGCAACCGCGGGCCTGTTCTGGTGGTCAGTACTCAGGCAGGGGCACGGCAGGACGCACTGGGCGTTGTTTGCCTTGCTGTCTACATTGATGCACACCGGCTTTCTCGGGGCCGTGCTGACGTTCGCGCGGGCGCCCCTGTATGGCAGTGCGCAAGGCCTGCCGGACCAGCAGCTGGCGGGCCTGATCATGTGGGTTCCCGGCGCCATTCCCTACCTGCTCGCCGCCGCCTGGGTCTGTTACCGCGGCTACCGGCAGTTGCGGCGGCAATTGCCCGGCTGA
- a CDS encoding rhodanese-like domain-containing protein, which produces MALFLEFLAQQWVLFAALFAVVVMLIMHEARKAGPALSPQEAINLVNAEDGLFVDLRDSAEYKAGHIVDALHIPAAKLASRSGELEKYKSRPLILVCKMGQQAGAASKQLRAEGYDRVYKMAGGMMEWSNLQLPTVK; this is translated from the coding sequence ATGGCCCTATTTCTTGAGTTTCTTGCCCAGCAGTGGGTATTGTTCGCCGCCCTGTTCGCCGTTGTCGTGATGCTGATCATGCACGAGGCGCGCAAGGCGGGCCCGGCGCTGAGCCCGCAGGAAGCCATTAATCTGGTGAATGCCGAGGATGGTCTCTTCGTGGATCTGCGCGACAGTGCCGAGTACAAAGCGGGACATATCGTCGACGCGCTGCATATTCCGGCGGCCAAGCTCGCCAGCCGCAGCGGCGAGCTGGAGAAATACAAGTCCCGGCCGCTGATCCTGGTCTGCAAGATGGGCCAGCAGGCGGGTGCCGCCAGCAAACAGCTGCGGGCGGAGGGTTATGACAGGGTCTACAAGATGGCCGGTGGCATGATGGAGTGGAGCAACCTGCAGCTCCCCACCGTCAAGTAG
- the coxB gene encoding cytochrome c oxidase subunit II: MPANRHLAEDDSGRHCAPPLPPRARSWRRRAETRLTAIAALITLPLLTACSGPRSALDPAGPSARAAAWLWWGMAGLFGLVFVAVVGLWMYALWRDPGTPGEVQAERVQRRWLIGGGLLLPILSITAVLLVGIPLGQRMLPLPAGEAVRIDVTAHQWWWEVSYPDSGIVLENQLFIPAGRPVDLYLTSADVIHSFWVPRLGGKMDMLPGRSNVLRLEADRPGTYHGSCSEFCGTGHAQMTFTVQALAPAEYRAWLDERRQSGD; the protein is encoded by the coding sequence ATGCCCGCCAATCGACATCTTGCTGAGGATGATTCCGGTCGCCATTGCGCACCTCCGCTGCCGCCCCGTGCCAGATCATGGCGCCGCCGGGCCGAAACCAGATTAACAGCCATTGCCGCGCTTATCACGCTCCCGCTGCTCACTGCCTGCAGTGGGCCCAGGTCGGCGCTGGATCCAGCCGGCCCCAGTGCCAGGGCTGCTGCCTGGTTGTGGTGGGGCATGGCTGGCTTGTTCGGGCTGGTTTTTGTTGCCGTCGTGGGCTTGTGGATGTACGCGCTGTGGCGCGACCCGGGCACACCGGGCGAAGTCCAGGCAGAGCGTGTGCAGCGGCGCTGGCTCATCGGTGGCGGCCTGTTGTTGCCCATTCTCTCCATCACTGCGGTGTTGCTGGTGGGGATTCCGCTGGGCCAGCGCATGTTGCCGCTACCGGCGGGCGAGGCGGTCCGCATCGATGTCACTGCCCACCAGTGGTGGTGGGAGGTCAGCTACCCGGACAGCGGGATCGTGCTTGAGAACCAGCTGTTCATTCCCGCCGGCCGGCCTGTGGACCTGTATTTGACCAGCGCCGATGTCATCCACTCGTTCTGGGTGCCGCGGCTGGGTGGCAAGATGGACATGCTGCCCGGACGCAGCAATGTATTGCGGCTGGAAGCGGACCGGCCGGGTACCTATCACGGCAGCTGCAGCGAGTTCTGTGGCACCGGCCACGCGCAGATGACATTTACCGTGCAGGCGCTGGCGCCGGCAGAGTACCGGGCCTGGCTTGATGAGAGGAGGCAGAGCGGTGACTGA
- a CDS encoding DUF2231 domain-containing protein, producing MATGIILSKMSIGGHPIHPMLIHFPVAALLGLIGTDLAYLASGDFFWARAGLWLAGVGALGGWISGAIGLLDLLIVARIRRLITAWCHAILAVMLLSLASLNWLIRIGGPDLHIQPWGVYLSLLSGAMIALTSLLGGQLVYDHAVGVAPEKTTRRRARDRRMERHEDR from the coding sequence ATGGCGACCGGAATCATCCTCAGCAAGATGTCGATTGGCGGGCATCCGATTCATCCGATGCTGATCCACTTCCCGGTGGCAGCGCTGTTGGGCCTGATCGGCACCGATCTTGCCTACCTGGCAAGCGGCGATTTTTTCTGGGCCCGCGCCGGTCTCTGGCTCGCCGGTGTCGGCGCCCTCGGCGGCTGGATATCCGGTGCCATCGGGCTGCTGGATCTGCTCATCGTCGCCCGGATCCGGCGCCTGATCACCGCCTGGTGCCATGCGATTCTGGCCGTGATGCTGCTGTCGCTGGCGAGTCTCAACTGGTTGATACGAATAGGAGGGCCGGACCTTCACATCCAGCCGTGGGGCGTCTACCTGTCGCTGCTCAGTGGAGCCATGATCGCCTTGACCAGCCTGCTGGGAGGCCAACTGGTGTACGATCACGCAGTGGGTGTGGCGCCGGAGAAGACCACCCGGCGCCGGGCGCGCGACCGCCGGATGGAACGGCACGAAGACCGCTGA
- a CDS encoding tRNA (cytidine(34)-2'-O)-methyltransferase, which yields MFHIALHEPRIAPNTGNIIRLTANNGCHLHLIEPLGFDLDEKKVRRAGLDYHDLARVSRHPNYPAFLQHMQGRRIFACTTKGRHRHDQARFVAGDVLLFGSETAGLPPAILESFPEQQKLRLPMLPTSRSMNLSNAVAIVSYEAWRQIGFAGGGITSS from the coding sequence GTGTTCCATATTGCCCTCCATGAACCCCGTATCGCCCCCAATACGGGCAACATTATCCGCCTGACAGCCAACAACGGCTGTCATTTACATTTGATCGAACCGCTCGGGTTTGATCTGGATGAAAAGAAAGTCCGGCGGGCGGGCCTCGATTACCACGACCTGGCCAGGGTCAGCAGACACCCGAACTATCCGGCTTTCCTGCAGCACATGCAGGGGCGCCGTATCTTTGCCTGCACTACGAAGGGTCGTCATCGCCATGATCAGGCCAGGTTTGTCGCTGGCGACGTGCTGCTGTTCGGCTCAGAAACCGCGGGCTTGCCGCCCGCCATTCTGGAGAGCTTCCCCGAACAACAGAAATTGCGGCTACCGATGCTGCCAACCAGTCGCAGCATGAACCTGTCCAATGCAGTTGCGATAGTGAGCTACGAAGCCTGGAGGCAGATCGGCTTTGCCGGTGGCGGTATTACGTCGAGTTGA